A window of the Bdellovibrio sp. ZAP7 genome harbors these coding sequences:
- a CDS encoding polysaccharide deacetylase family protein: protein MFFFRKSSLIVRRIHSAKNEIYLTFDDGPSEDLTPQVLDLLKELDAKASFFVIGYEARKHPEILKRIVSEGHGLFTHSLDHAYSNYFRSTAYVKNWIENSLADLNHQSGQPHKAFRPPAGVITPPLVKAAEQLQCPLVLWSHRFFDTAHEFTEDKAQANLKLLQPGDIILLHDRQNTGRQELFLKTLRKYLQDIQRQGYRCACLSDPVLQEEVLHASHSRNNASS, encoded by the coding sequence ATGTTTTTCTTTCGCAAAAGTTCACTGATTGTCAGACGCATTCACTCTGCAAAGAATGAAATCTATCTGACGTTCGATGACGGCCCCAGCGAAGATCTCACTCCCCAGGTTTTAGATCTGTTAAAAGAGTTGGATGCCAAGGCAAGTTTCTTCGTCATTGGCTACGAGGCTCGCAAGCATCCCGAAATTTTGAAACGTATTGTAAGCGAAGGTCACGGGCTTTTTACGCACTCGCTGGATCACGCTTACAGCAACTATTTTCGCAGCACTGCTTACGTCAAAAATTGGATTGAAAATTCCCTGGCGGATTTGAATCACCAATCCGGTCAGCCCCATAAGGCTTTTCGTCCCCCCGCAGGCGTCATCACTCCTCCTTTAGTTAAAGCCGCGGAACAGCTGCAATGCCCGTTGGTCTTGTGGAGTCATCGATTTTTTGACACTGCTCACGAGTTCACCGAAGACAAAGCTCAAGCAAACCTCAAGCTCTTGCAACCCGGCGATATTATCTTGCTGCATGACCGACAAAACACTGGTCGCCAGGAATTATTTTTGAAAACCCTGCGCAAATATTTGCAAGATATCCAGAGACAGGGATATCGTTGTGCGTGTTTATCAGACCCGGTTTTACAAGAAGAGGTTTTGCATGCAAGTCACTCCCGTAACAACGCCAGCAGCTAA
- the fabG gene encoding 3-oxoacyl-ACP reductase FabG: MSKIALVTGASSGIGRAIAIRLAQDGFNLRVHYNSNLKGAEETLTEVKKHSPESSLLQFDMADAEQVEAALKDVDVHTLVNNAGMHIDGMSALMSNDAFEKVVKTNLFGPFYISKICAKKLLLKRAGCIVNISSLAGQTGNAGQVNYAASKAGLIAMTKTMAAELGPRGIRVNGVAPGLIETEMITSIPHLEMLKKQIPMGRFGNPDEVAGVVSFLCSKDATYVNGHTISVNGGLFPS; this comes from the coding sequence ATGTCAAAAATTGCACTTGTCACCGGAGCTTCTTCAGGAATTGGTCGCGCCATCGCCATTCGCCTGGCACAGGACGGATTCAACCTCCGCGTGCATTACAACTCCAATCTCAAAGGTGCAGAAGAAACGTTGACTGAAGTAAAGAAGCACTCTCCGGAAAGCAGCCTTTTGCAATTTGATATGGCTGATGCCGAGCAAGTTGAAGCCGCCTTAAAAGACGTGGACGTTCATACACTGGTTAATAACGCTGGGATGCATATCGATGGTATGTCTGCATTGATGTCCAACGACGCCTTTGAAAAAGTCGTGAAAACGAATCTTTTTGGTCCCTTCTATATTTCTAAAATCTGTGCAAAAAAACTTTTGCTGAAACGCGCTGGCTGCATCGTGAATATCTCTTCATTGGCGGGACAAACCGGCAATGCAGGTCAGGTCAACTATGCAGCAAGCAAAGCGGGCTTGATCGCCATGACTAAAACCATGGCCGCTGAATTGGGCCCACGTGGAATTCGCGTGAATGGTGTGGCACCTGGTCTAATCGAAACGGAGATGATTACGAGCATTCCCCACCTGGAAATGCTGAAGAAACAAATTCCCATGGGACGTTTTGGAAATCCTGACGAAGTGGCTGGAGTCGTTTCGTTCCTGTGCTCCAAAGATGCCACTTACGTGAATGGTCACACCATCAGCGTTAATGGCGGTCTGTTTCCGTCATAA
- a CDS encoding outer membrane lipoprotein carrier protein LolA has protein sequence MRVRPQILIILVSFVVAQICLAATQDAEALKDLKLAEFTKLSGQFKQSKSLKELDVEIKTEGNFQVLRPTPETSVFHWNIEKPKPSNICIDGVGIVVDSGTPLKRKNLKFSEVGREAGDQIASLLKIITMNQSRIAEEFNIQKQGGLFLLTPKKSAQAFFESSTLEIDKAGLVKKVLILEKSKDEIRIEFLGMKKQSTAIAKDETCAR, from the coding sequence ATGAGAGTCCGTCCACAAATTCTAATTATTCTAGTTTCCTTTGTCGTTGCTCAGATTTGCCTTGCTGCAACGCAAGACGCGGAAGCCTTGAAGGATCTGAAGTTGGCGGAGTTTACGAAACTCAGTGGACAGTTTAAGCAGTCCAAAAGTTTGAAAGAGCTGGATGTCGAAATCAAAACCGAAGGGAACTTCCAGGTTTTACGCCCAACCCCGGAAACCTCGGTGTTTCACTGGAATATTGAAAAACCCAAGCCCTCGAATATTTGTATCGATGGCGTGGGCATCGTCGTGGACTCGGGAACTCCGCTAAAAAGAAAAAATTTGAAATTTTCAGAGGTCGGACGTGAGGCCGGTGATCAGATCGCAAGTTTGTTAAAAATTATTACCATGAATCAGTCGCGAATTGCGGAAGAATTCAATATACAAAAGCAAGGCGGCTTGTTCCTGCTGACGCCGAAGAAGTCTGCTCAGGCCTTTTTTGAATCGTCCACATTGGAAATTGATAAAGCGGGTTTGGTTAAGAAAGTTTTGATTTTGGAAAAATCCAAAGATGAAATTCGCATTGAATTTCTAGGCATGAAAAAGCAGAGCACTGCAATCGCGAAAGATGAAACATGCGCTCGCTAA
- a CDS encoding MMPL family transporter produces MRSLKFVSLGLSLLTVFFLSSAQAKIDDSVDIFFPQSLKYLQYSQTEFPVFWWNFLVINPQGGKADFEKAQSLCTELQKFQGKSVKRLICGDDLGGFIGTLEEWSKDLVLRENFHATAASPKHYEDAIQSAMAELSFISSDKKDFFNLKRMDPTDQWQIYLQKSQAMTPAAFTREQGFLLEPKTQRLVIPLQFAVQPKMTNVQDLMEDLKKFENVHLVGAHGASYSNEKQVHQDMEIVSWVGVAVLVGFIAFLVLKGRVGALLLFPPVAIAMFLAGWVTELFYGSIHGLTLAFGSGIVGLAVDYGLHGAFNQESKQTWKSNLVGFLTTLVGLGILAFSGIPLIRQMMVFGTLGILFGFVIFFLLCKYLPKYFTLKPIDWYFPDFRGSGLVIALLIVLGIVGSFRVDLSFDLRKFNYQLPGDQNATNWFFSQGAQRETYLLLHDEKDLYLKTDEERTWSAANKVSYVGLGEYLPPIESQKANIESWQEGGCHHLRKRLSVSELKVFAPFMENICADDHKVLQFADLARKDYLNHLVGRGQFISVFFGETEEQKNLIKEKFPEAHSLVDSIKGFSDSLESDLKWMIPVALLLSTIVLFVYYRNFYWVVAAYIPFLSGLGLFYIANFFKGGSLDLISVLGLLMVFGFSIDYGVFVTDFYAFKQPEEEYNIIQSVLGLAAMTNVIGFFPMVFAKHPILHQLGFALFFGTVGTYFGTRWGLKKFLLMEQRHMKRSKK; encoded by the coding sequence ATGCGCTCGCTAAAGTTTGTTTCTTTGGGGTTGTCTTTGCTGACAGTCTTCTTCCTTTCTTCCGCTCAGGCTAAAATCGATGATTCGGTGGATATTTTTTTTCCACAAAGTCTTAAGTATCTGCAGTACTCGCAAACTGAGTTTCCAGTTTTCTGGTGGAATTTTCTAGTTATCAACCCGCAGGGCGGGAAGGCTGACTTTGAAAAAGCGCAGTCGTTGTGTACGGAGCTTCAAAAGTTCCAAGGTAAAAGTGTCAAAAGATTGATCTGCGGTGACGACCTGGGTGGATTTATTGGCACTTTGGAGGAGTGGTCCAAGGATCTGGTATTGCGCGAAAACTTCCACGCCACAGCCGCATCACCCAAACACTATGAAGACGCCATTCAGAGCGCGATGGCAGAATTAAGCTTCATAAGCTCCGATAAAAAAGATTTCTTTAATCTCAAGCGCATGGACCCGACGGATCAATGGCAGATTTATCTGCAAAAAAGTCAGGCCATGACTCCAGCAGCCTTTACCCGTGAACAGGGATTCTTGCTAGAGCCAAAAACTCAGCGCCTGGTGATTCCTTTGCAATTTGCAGTTCAACCTAAAATGACCAACGTTCAAGATCTGATGGAAGATCTTAAGAAATTTGAGAATGTTCATTTGGTCGGTGCTCATGGGGCATCTTATTCCAACGAGAAACAAGTTCACCAAGACATGGAAATTGTCTCGTGGGTGGGGGTCGCTGTTCTTGTGGGCTTTATTGCCTTCCTGGTTTTAAAGGGCCGCGTGGGGGCTTTGCTTTTATTTCCTCCGGTTGCCATCGCCATGTTTTTGGCAGGCTGGGTGACAGAACTTTTTTATGGCAGCATTCATGGTTTGACCCTGGCGTTCGGTTCAGGAATCGTGGGACTTGCCGTTGATTATGGATTGCACGGAGCTTTCAATCAGGAATCAAAGCAAACCTGGAAATCAAATCTTGTCGGATTTTTGACGACGTTGGTGGGGTTGGGAATTTTAGCCTTTAGCGGAATTCCACTGATTCGTCAGATGATGGTATTTGGAACGCTGGGTATTTTATTTGGCTTCGTGATTTTTTTCCTGCTATGCAAGTACCTTCCAAAGTATTTCACTTTGAAACCTATCGATTGGTATTTTCCAGATTTCCGAGGCAGCGGTCTTGTTATCGCTCTTTTGATTGTTTTGGGAATCGTCGGTTCATTCCGCGTGGATTTAAGTTTTGATCTGCGTAAATTCAACTATCAGTTGCCGGGGGATCAAAACGCGACAAACTGGTTCTTCTCTCAAGGTGCTCAGCGTGAAACCTATTTGCTTTTGCACGATGAAAAGGATCTTTATCTTAAGACCGATGAAGAACGGACATGGAGTGCGGCTAATAAAGTTTCCTATGTTGGGTTAGGTGAATATCTGCCGCCGATAGAGTCGCAAAAGGCGAATATTGAATCCTGGCAAGAGGGTGGTTGTCATCACCTTCGTAAGCGTCTTTCCGTCAGTGAGTTGAAAGTCTTTGCGCCATTCATGGAAAATATTTGTGCTGACGACCATAAAGTTTTGCAGTTCGCAGATTTGGCGCGAAAAGACTATTTGAATCACTTGGTGGGACGTGGGCAGTTTATTTCCGTGTTTTTTGGCGAGACAGAGGAGCAAAAAAACCTGATTAAGGAAAAATTCCCAGAGGCTCACTCGTTGGTGGATTCCATCAAGGGTTTTTCTGATTCATTGGAAAGCGACTTAAAATGGATGATTCCAGTGGCGCTTTTGCTTTCGACGATTGTGTTATTTGTATACTACCGAAATTTCTATTGGGTGGTAGCGGCTTACATTCCGTTTTTAAGTGGCTTGGGTTTGTTTTATATCGCGAATTTCTTTAAAGGCGGTTCCCTGGATTTGATTTCAGTTCTGGGGCTTTTGATGGTCTTTGGATTTAGTATCGATTACGGTGTATTCGTGACAGACTTCTATGCCTTTAAACAGCCGGAAGAAGAATACAATATCATTCAATCAGTTTTAGGATTGGCCGCGATGACCAATGTTATCGGGTTTTTCCCGATGGTCTTTGCCAAGCATCCGATCCTGCATCAATTGGGTTTCGCCCTTTTCTTTGGAACAGTGGGGACTTATTTCGGAACACGCTGGGGACTTAAAAAGTTCTTATTGATGGAGCAAAGACATATGAAGAGGTCGAAAAAATGA
- a CDS encoding methyltransferase, translating to MQVTPVTTPAAKELLPQDAKFMAQFIAMAPFVFQTAVCLRDFGILNLLCENPEGLSADKMLEKINLSRYSLNVLLDAGESSGIVLEKNRIWTITQTGMFLEKDAITRVNMNFSQDVCYQGLFNLKDALETNTPSGLKVFGNWSTLYEGLSSLPEKVQQSWFEFDHFFSSDSFPRALPIVFKDMPKKILDVGGNTGKFAVACTKFDSDVTVTIADHPGQIEMAKANAASNQVAERVHYHVTDLLKKDAALPQGHDVIWMSQLLSCFSDEEVVMILKKARQALGTGGSLYIMETFTDNQKFNTARFCLDMTSLYFTVMANGNSRMYRSEEFYKLIEKAEMKIVEEHPFIRLNHTILKCVPA from the coding sequence ATGCAAGTCACTCCCGTAACAACGCCAGCAGCTAAGGAATTGCTTCCCCAGGATGCCAAATTCATGGCGCAGTTTATTGCGATGGCGCCCTTTGTTTTTCAGACGGCTGTCTGCTTGCGTGACTTTGGAATCTTGAATCTTCTTTGTGAAAATCCTGAGGGGCTTTCAGCCGATAAGATGCTGGAGAAAATCAACCTCAGCCGTTACAGCTTGAATGTTTTGCTGGATGCGGGCGAAAGCTCTGGGATCGTGTTAGAGAAAAATAGAATCTGGACGATCACACAAACAGGAATGTTCTTGGAAAAAGACGCTATCACGCGAGTGAATATGAACTTCTCCCAGGACGTTTGTTATCAAGGACTGTTCAATCTAAAAGACGCCTTGGAGACGAACACTCCGTCAGGCCTTAAGGTGTTCGGAAATTGGTCAACGCTTTATGAAGGTCTTTCCAGCCTTCCGGAAAAAGTTCAGCAAAGCTGGTTTGAGTTTGACCATTTCTTTAGCAGCGACAGCTTTCCTCGCGCTCTTCCTATTGTCTTTAAAGATATGCCAAAGAAAATTTTGGACGTCGGTGGAAATACCGGAAAATTCGCTGTGGCGTGTACAAAGTTTGACAGCGATGTGACTGTCACAATCGCCGATCACCCGGGACAAATTGAAATGGCTAAGGCCAACGCGGCCAGCAATCAAGTGGCAGAACGCGTTCATTACCATGTAACTGATCTTTTGAAAAAAGATGCAGCACTACCACAGGGTCATGACGTCATCTGGATGAGTCAGCTTCTCAGCTGTTTTTCAGACGAAGAAGTGGTGATGATTTTGAAAAAAGCACGTCAAGCACTGGGTACCGGCGGCAGTCTGTATATTATGGAGACTTTCACTGACAATCAAAAATTCAATACAGCTCGGTTTTGCCTGGATATGACGTCGCTGTACTTCACGGTGATGGCGAATGGAAATAGCCGCATGTACCGCAGCGAAGAGTTTTATAAACTCATTGAAAAAGCAGAGATGAAAATCGTCGAAGAACACCCCTTCATTCGCTTGAATCACACCATCCTCAAATGCGTACCAGCATAG
- a CDS encoding beta-ketoacyl synthase chain length factor — MKLLAENTLRTADVDMDSLDPSYRRATLNMALTTLTAEKVLKTLPKGVSKSDISFVVATHFGEVNSTLEFLNTYHETKTPRPILFQNSLHNSTLGFASIQLGLTGPCMTVSCDRETVNAAHEMGKNLLTLTPYVLISIVDCVPDALTEHYLEKFPFLGEHLNEATSYLYARA, encoded by the coding sequence ATGAAGCTTTTAGCTGAAAATACTTTGCGCACAGCTGACGTTGATATGGATTCTTTGGATCCATCCTATCGTCGTGCGACGCTGAACATGGCTCTGACGACTTTGACGGCGGAAAAAGTTTTAAAGACTCTGCCCAAGGGAGTTTCCAAATCTGATATATCATTCGTGGTGGCAACTCATTTTGGTGAAGTGAATTCGACCTTGGAATTCTTAAATACCTATCACGAAACCAAAACTCCCCGTCCGATTCTTTTCCAGAACAGCCTGCATAATTCCACATTGGGTTTTGCAAGTATTCAGTTAGGATTGACCGGTCCATGCATGACTGTCAGCTGCGACCGGGAAACCGTAAACGCCGCCCATGAAATGGGTAAAAATCTTCTGACTCTGACACCCTATGTCCTTATCTCCATTGTTGATTGCGTTCCGGATGCACTCACTGAACACTATCTGGAGAAGTTCCCCTTTTTGGGTGAACACTTAAATGAAGCGACCAGCTATCTATACGCAAGGGCCTAG
- a CDS encoding acyl carrier protein: MEKEQVRNDLTSKVIDIIFTTLNLKHIDKSSVNATTAITQGGLNLDSIDILELIVNFETSFGIKLNESESYAQHFRNIGSIVEFIETKQSQ, from the coding sequence ATGGAAAAAGAACAAGTTCGAAATGATTTAACTTCCAAGGTCATCGATATCATCTTCACAACATTGAATTTGAAACACATCGACAAATCCAGCGTCAATGCGACAACAGCGATCACTCAAGGCGGTTTGAACCTGGATTCCATCGATATTTTGGAGCTGATCGTGAATTTCGAAACAAGTTTTGGAATCAAACTCAACGAATCTGAATCCTACGCTCAGCATTTCCGCAATATCGGTTCCATCGTCGAATTTATTGAAACCAAGCAAAGCCAATAA
- a CDS encoding beta-ketoacyl-[acyl-carrier-protein] synthase family protein produces MKSIKVVGLGATCANGVNKEEIFASISQGSSAILDSGLATLSDLQWQEISKNVPAEFHDSRCSLLNVHSLRAALQDSEWSQEDLKATGFIFASTTSQIDQWEKHLPFYKKNGYDLEKIKTSVANQSLGTPALRLAEFFGINGPASLITSSCTASLQAIAMATLWIRTGKVKRCVVGGTEIQSDLTRIGFGSLRLLSKENAKPFDKTRTGINLGEGSAFLCLEHGDLRSDKAWGFVSGVGLSTDAHHPTSPHPEGMGSQRAIQMALQNAKLSASDIAWIYSHGTGSPANDLAEAKAINQVFPQNPFVTSTKSSHGHTLGASGALESVLGLMAMKKQQILPTAYFENADENIYLQIPKKTVNHKYSHFLKNSLGFGGINAAVVYSAEAQG; encoded by the coding sequence ATGAAATCCATCAAGGTTGTCGGACTGGGAGCTACCTGCGCTAACGGAGTGAACAAAGAAGAAATCTTTGCCTCCATCAGCCAAGGCTCTTCCGCCATTCTTGATTCGGGACTGGCCACTCTTTCTGATTTACAGTGGCAGGAAATTTCCAAAAATGTCCCTGCAGAATTTCATGACAGTCGTTGTTCTTTACTGAATGTTCACAGCCTGCGCGCAGCCCTGCAAGATTCTGAATGGAGCCAGGAAGACCTCAAAGCGACGGGATTTATTTTCGCCTCCACAACATCACAGATTGATCAGTGGGAAAAGCATTTGCCGTTTTATAAAAAGAATGGCTACGACTTAGAAAAAATTAAAACCAGCGTGGCCAATCAATCCTTAGGCACACCCGCTTTGCGGCTGGCCGAGTTTTTCGGAATCAACGGACCTGCTTCATTGATCACATCCTCCTGCACAGCGTCTTTGCAAGCCATTGCCATGGCGACTCTTTGGATTCGCACAGGCAAAGTGAAACGCTGCGTGGTTGGTGGCACTGAAATTCAAAGTGATCTTACACGAATTGGTTTTGGATCCTTACGCCTGCTTTCAAAAGAAAATGCCAAGCCCTTTGATAAAACCCGGACCGGAATTAATCTGGGTGAAGGCAGTGCTTTTCTGTGTCTGGAGCACGGGGATCTTCGTTCTGACAAGGCCTGGGGCTTTGTCAGCGGTGTTGGTCTTTCAACGGATGCTCACCATCCGACGTCTCCTCACCCTGAAGGAATGGGATCACAGCGTGCGATTCAAATGGCGCTGCAAAATGCAAAGCTTTCAGCTTCCGACATTGCATGGATTTACTCTCATGGAACGGGATCTCCGGCCAATGACCTGGCCGAAGCAAAAGCCATTAATCAGGTCTTTCCACAGAATCCCTTTGTGACTTCGACCAAATCCAGTCACGGGCATACTTTAGGGGCATCCGGAGCTTTGGAATCTGTGCTGGGCCTCATGGCTATGAAGAAACAACAGATTCTTCCGACAGCTTATTTTGAGAATGCCGATGAAAATATTTATCTGCAAATCCCCAAAAAGACCGTGAATCACAAGTATTCGCACTTTCTGAAAAACAGTTTGGGTTTTGGCGGAATCAATGCCGCTGTCGTTTATTCTGCGGAGGCGCAAGGATGA